One window of the Haloarcula halobia genome contains the following:
- a CDS encoding TOBE domain-containing protein yields MLEPNNRFVAGFVGEPAMNFFGVTREGATLVAGDFEYPLSASVAESLGDETGLTLGIRPEDVELVDGADNDRDYDAVVDVVEPRGNVNTVHLHFAAGDHESFIATVEGMRTVTAGDAVTVRFPEEAIHVFDGATGEAILNRDMDTVEQIESAV; encoded by the coding sequence GTGTTAGAACCGAACAACCGCTTCGTCGCCGGGTTCGTCGGCGAACCGGCGATGAACTTCTTCGGGGTGACCCGGGAGGGCGCGACGCTCGTCGCCGGCGACTTCGAGTACCCGCTTTCGGCGTCGGTCGCAGAGAGCCTCGGTGACGAGACGGGCCTCACGCTCGGCATCCGGCCGGAGGACGTCGAACTCGTCGACGGAGCGGACAACGACCGCGACTACGACGCCGTCGTCGACGTCGTCGAGCCCCGCGGGAACGTGAACACGGTCCACCTCCACTTCGCGGCCGGCGACCACGAGTCGTTCATCGCGACGGTCGAGGGGATGCGGACCGTGACGGCCGGCGACGCGGTCACCGTCCGGTTCCCCGAGGAGGCGATCCACGTCTTCGACGGAGCGACCGGCGAGGCCATCCTGAACCGTGACATGGACACGGTCGAGCAGATCGAGTCGGCGGTCTGA
- a CDS encoding class II fumarate hydratase, translating into MTDEFRTEQDSLGEMAVPADAYWGAQTQRAVENFPISGETFGRRFVRALGVVKKAAARANRDLEAIPEDKADCILEAADEVIAGEHDDQFPVDVFQTGSGTSSNMNANEVIANRATELYGGEVGTREIHPNDHVNFGQSSNDVIPTAMHVAALEAVEKDVIPGLKVLRDELAAKEAEFDDVVKTGRTHLQDATPITLGQEFSGYRTQIEKGISRVQDTRGRLAELALGGTAVGTGLNTLPEFPGKAAEYISEETGIEFREADNHFEAQAAHDAMAEAHGALRTVAGSMNKIANDLRLLASGPRNGLGELDQPENQPGSSIMPGKINPVVAESVNQIHKQVVGNDAAVSAGAAEGQIDLNLYKPVLAHNFLQSARLVANGSEVFGEKFVAKLEADREHCAERVQQSMALATALNPAIGYDKASKVAKRALAEGKTIREVVLEEGYLDEDEVDEVLDPVKMTKRGVLGDD; encoded by the coding sequence ATGACCGACGAGTTCCGGACCGAACAGGACAGTCTCGGTGAGATGGCGGTCCCCGCGGACGCGTACTGGGGGGCACAGACACAACGAGCGGTCGAGAACTTCCCCATCAGCGGCGAGACGTTCGGTCGGCGGTTCGTCCGTGCGCTGGGCGTGGTGAAGAAGGCGGCCGCCCGGGCCAACCGCGACCTGGAGGCGATTCCCGAGGACAAGGCCGACTGTATCCTCGAGGCCGCAGACGAGGTCATCGCCGGCGAGCACGACGACCAGTTCCCGGTCGACGTCTTCCAGACCGGTTCGGGCACCTCCTCGAACATGAACGCCAACGAGGTCATCGCCAACCGCGCGACCGAACTGTACGGCGGCGAGGTCGGAACCCGGGAGATCCACCCGAACGACCACGTCAACTTCGGGCAGTCGAGCAACGACGTCATCCCGACGGCCATGCACGTCGCCGCCCTCGAGGCCGTCGAGAAGGACGTCATCCCCGGGCTGAAGGTCCTGCGCGACGAACTCGCCGCGAAGGAAGCCGAGTTCGACGACGTCGTCAAGACCGGTCGCACCCACCTCCAGGACGCCACGCCAATCACGCTGGGCCAGGAGTTCTCCGGCTACCGGACCCAGATAGAGAAGGGCATCTCCCGGGTGCAGGACACCCGTGGCCGACTCGCCGAACTCGCGCTCGGGGGGACCGCCGTCGGGACGGGACTCAACACCCTGCCTGAGTTCCCCGGGAAGGCCGCCGAGTACATCAGCGAGGAGACGGGCATCGAGTTCCGGGAGGCCGACAACCACTTCGAGGCCCAGGCCGCCCACGACGCCATGGCCGAGGCCCACGGGGCGCTCCGGACCGTCGCCGGGTCGATGAACAAGATCGCCAACGACCTCCGGTTGCTCGCGTCGGGGCCACGCAACGGGCTCGGCGAACTCGACCAGCCCGAGAACCAGCCCGGTTCCTCGATCATGCCCGGGAAGATAAACCCGGTCGTCGCCGAGTCCGTCAACCAGATCCACAAGCAGGTCGTCGGCAACGACGCCGCCGTCTCGGCCGGCGCCGCCGAGGGGCAGATCGACCTCAACCTCTACAAGCCCGTGCTCGCCCACAACTTCCTCCAGTCGGCCCGCCTCGTCGCGAACGGCAGCGAGGTGTTCGGCGAGAAGTTCGTCGCCAAGCTCGAGGCCGACCGCGAGCACTGCGCCGAGCGCGTCCAGCAGAGCATGGCGCTGGCGACGGCGCTCAACCCGGCCATCGGCTACGACAAGGCCAGCAAGGTCGCCAAGCGCGCCCTCGCCGAGGGCAAGACCATCCGGGAGGTCGTCCTCGAGGAGGGGTATCTCGACGAGGACGAGGTCGACGAGGTGCTCGACCCCGTGAAGATGACGAAACGCGGCGTCCTCGGCGACGACTGA
- the gatE gene encoding Glu-tRNA(Gln) amidotransferase subunit GatE — protein sequence MTAADFDYEELGLVAGLEIHQQLDTETKLFCNCPTALREPDAAERSFTRYLHPTKSELGEIDEAALEESMVDREFEYLAYDTTCLVEEDDEPPHRIDREAMDTAIEIAQLLDMDVVDQVNVMRKIVVDGSNTTGFQRSMLVGNDGEIETSEGVVGVEDILLEEESCQRIEETADGVRFSLDRLGIPLVEIGTKPDISTPAQAREAAERIGMLLRSTGKVKRGLGTIRQDVNVSIADGARIELKGVQSLDDIEALVRNEVRRQVELLAIRDELQARDASVGDPRDVTEVFEETDSGVIEGALSSGGRVRAVLLSGFDGLVGREIQPDRRLGTELSDHAKRHGAGGIFHTDELPAYGVTEPEVEALHEAVGAGPEDAVAIVADDPETAELAIEAVVDRAETALEGVPEETRDATAEATSRYLRPLPGAARMYPETDVPPVEPDPSDVATPELLTEKVERYQAEYDLDEGLARQVAYGQRWPLFESVVADGVDATLAAGVLESRLTELRRDDVPIDALTDAHLGDTLRLVDGGEVPREGIEDLLTALAETPSLSAEEAVDQEGLGGVDEDEVREAIVEVVERNADQVETEGMGAFSALMGECMGALRGKADGDVVSDVLREEIQKRT from the coding sequence ATGACTGCCGCCGACTTCGACTACGAGGAGCTGGGGCTCGTGGCCGGGCTGGAGATCCACCAGCAGCTTGACACCGAGACCAAGCTGTTCTGTAACTGCCCGACCGCCCTGCGCGAACCCGATGCCGCCGAGCGGTCGTTCACCCGGTACCTCCACCCGACCAAGAGCGAACTCGGCGAGATAGACGAGGCCGCCCTCGAGGAGAGCATGGTCGACCGGGAGTTCGAGTACCTGGCCTACGACACGACCTGCCTGGTCGAGGAGGACGACGAACCCCCCCACCGCATCGACCGGGAGGCGATGGACACCGCCATCGAGATCGCACAACTGCTCGACATGGACGTCGTCGATCAGGTCAACGTCATGCGCAAGATCGTCGTCGACGGCTCGAACACGACGGGGTTCCAGCGCTCGATGCTGGTCGGCAACGACGGCGAGATCGAGACCAGCGAGGGGGTGGTCGGGGTCGAGGACATCCTCCTGGAGGAGGAGTCCTGCCAGCGTATCGAGGAGACCGCGGACGGGGTCCGCTTCTCGCTGGACCGCCTGGGGATCCCGCTGGTCGAAATCGGCACGAAACCGGACATCAGCACGCCGGCACAGGCCCGCGAGGCCGCCGAGCGCATCGGGATGTTGCTCCGGTCGACCGGGAAGGTCAAACGCGGCCTGGGTACCATCCGTCAGGACGTCAACGTCTCCATCGCCGACGGGGCCCGCATCGAGCTGAAGGGCGTCCAGAGCCTCGACGACATCGAGGCTCTGGTCCGCAACGAGGTCCGGCGGCAGGTCGAACTGCTGGCCATCCGCGACGAGCTCCAGGCACGGGACGCGAGCGTCGGCGACCCACGGGACGTCACCGAGGTCTTCGAGGAGACAGACTCGGGCGTCATCGAGGGCGCGCTCTCCTCGGGTGGGCGCGTCCGGGCCGTCCTGCTGTCCGGGTTCGACGGGCTCGTGGGTCGCGAGATTCAGCCCGACCGTCGCCTCGGGACGGAGCTGTCCGACCACGCCAAACGCCACGGCGCCGGCGGCATCTTCCACACCGACGAGCTGCCGGCCTACGGGGTCACCGAGCCCGAGGTCGAGGCCCTCCACGAGGCGGTCGGGGCCGGCCCCGAGGACGCCGTCGCCATCGTCGCCGACGACCCCGAGACGGCCGAACTGGCCATCGAAGCCGTCGTCGACCGGGCCGAGACGGCCCTGGAGGGCGTCCCGGAGGAGACCCGCGACGCCACCGCCGAGGCCACCTCCCGGTACCTCCGTCCGCTCCCCGGCGCGGCCCGCATGTACCCCGAGACGGACGTGCCGCCGGTCGAACCGGACCCCAGCGACGTGGCGACGCCGGAACTGCTGACCGAGAAGGTCGAGCGCTACCAGGCCGAGTACGACCTCGACGAGGGACTGGCTCGCCAGGTGGCCTACGGCCAGCGCTGGCCGCTGTTCGAGTCGGTCGTCGCCGACGGCGTCGACGCCACGCTCGCCGCGGGGGTGCTGGAGTCGAGGCTGACCGAACTCCGCCGCGACGACGTGCCGATCGACGCCCTGACCGACGCCCACCTCGGGGACACGCTGAGACTGGTCGACGGCGGCGAGGTTCCACGGGAGGGTATCGAGGATCTCCTGACCGCGCTCGCCGAGACGCCGTCGCTGTCGGCCGAGGAGGCCGTCGACCAAGAGGGCCTGGGCGGCGTCGACGAGGACGAGGTCCGCGAGGCCATCGTCGAGGTGGTCGAGCGCAACGCCGACCAGGTCGAGACGGAGGGCATGGGCGCGTTCTCGGCGCTGATGGGCGAGTGCATGGGTGCGCTCCGCGGGAAGGCCGACGGCGACGTGGTCAGCGACGTGCTCCGCGAGGAGATACAGAAGCGCACCTGA
- a CDS encoding DUF7504 family protein, whose product MYDVGDLLPVDGLDPGSTLLLVGPPMTGKRLLGMRLLERGFADGEAAALVSTDSSAVDVREMLGQIHGESVDGLPFGVVDCVGEMQSRDELGPLDHRVGSPADLTGIGMELTDLLETLYTEHSTRLRLGLFSLTTMSMYASVEQVVRFLHVLSNRVSEVEGVGFVVAHSDTMDDEALTQLRSFVDGVVEVREDDGTTELRVLGVTDEPTDWVPFASSLEREPSVITPADGSADVDVPASLQAVMDEIQMGRPTLSICNYDRAPETLSEIERYFDRHNVAVREATLDVDEPRSFALLHHGDDLLASENVQSLRSAIEIDSGETAAFAERRASDLLTRLEESIFGASAADKSLLIDVSHNIELLAERNGGGRLHAGFQRFSRLVDDERSARIYRKLSRAGTDVHVYGVPDADIDLNGVVPHGHDVPEIANSWFVVYDGNGDPDQQAALLAFETGDNEYNGFWTYDSEIASRLDAYLTETYVDAASEADLPTD is encoded by the coding sequence ATGTACGACGTAGGGGACCTGCTACCAGTCGATGGCCTCGACCCGGGCTCGACGCTCCTGCTGGTCGGGCCACCGATGACCGGGAAGCGACTCCTCGGCATGCGGCTGCTGGAACGGGGGTTCGCCGACGGGGAAGCGGCAGCGCTCGTCTCGACGGACTCGAGCGCCGTCGACGTCCGCGAGATGCTGGGACAGATCCACGGCGAGTCCGTCGACGGGCTCCCCTTCGGCGTCGTGGACTGCGTCGGGGAGATGCAGAGCCGCGACGAACTCGGCCCGCTGGACCACCGGGTCGGCTCGCCGGCCGACCTCACGGGCATCGGGATGGAACTGACCGACCTGCTCGAGACTCTCTACACCGAGCACTCGACCCGCCTCCGTCTCGGTCTCTTCTCGCTGACGACCATGTCGATGTACGCTTCCGTCGAGCAGGTCGTCCGCTTCCTGCACGTCCTCAGCAATCGCGTCTCGGAAGTCGAGGGCGTCGGCTTCGTCGTCGCCCACTCGGATACGATGGACGACGAGGCCCTCACCCAGCTCCGGTCGTTCGTCGACGGCGTCGTCGAGGTCCGGGAGGACGACGGGACCACCGAGCTCAGGGTCCTGGGCGTGACCGACGAACCCACCGACTGGGTTCCGTTCGCGAGCTCGCTCGAGCGCGAGCCGTCGGTGATAACCCCCGCCGACGGGTCGGCCGACGTCGACGTCCCTGCGTCGCTCCAGGCGGTCATGGACGAGATACAGATGGGGCGACCCACGCTGAGTATCTGCAACTACGACCGGGCCCCGGAGACCCTCTCGGAGATCGAGCGGTACTTCGACCGTCACAACGTCGCGGTCCGGGAGGCGACACTCGACGTCGACGAGCCCCGTTCGTTTGCCCTGCTTCACCACGGCGACGACCTGCTGGCCTCGGAGAACGTCCAGTCGCTCCGGAGCGCCATCGAGATCGACTCCGGCGAGACAGCCGCGTTCGCCGAACGCCGGGCCTCGGACCTGCTGACGCGGCTCGAGGAGTCCATCTTCGGCGCTTCGGCGGCCGACAAGTCGCTGCTCATCGACGTCAGCCACAACATCGAGCTGCTGGCCGAGCGCAACGGCGGCGGCCGACTGCACGCCGGGTTCCAGCGCTTCTCACGCCTCGTCGACGACGAGCGAAGCGCCCGCATCTACCGGAAGCTCTCCCGTGCGGGGACCGACGTACACGTCTACGGCGTGCCGGACGCCGACATCGACCTGAACGGGGTCGTGCCCCACGGCCACGACGTGCCGGAGATCGCCAACTCCTGGTTCGTCGTCTACGACGGCAACGGCGACCCGGACCAGCAGGCTGCCCTCCTCGCCTTCGAGACCGGCGACAACGAGTACAACGGGTTCTGGACGTACGACAGCGAAATCGCCAGTCGCCTCGACGCCTACCTCACCGAGACGTACGTCGACGCCGCGTCGGAGGCGGACCTCCCGACCGACTGA
- a CDS encoding RNA methyltransferase: MISVAVVDAETPGNVGTIARSMKNFGLSDLLLVDPPELDPEGEAYGFAGQAREDILPDAREVTFDHLVENYHTVGCTAVPNEDDRNHVRYPATTPRDLADALAGVESDTCIVFGRERVGLINDELARLDEICSIPASEDYPVLNLGQAATIVLYELRDVTVERDQHPDSLHARADERALEGVHDEFAAFLEAVGHPAEKQPKARRMFRRLLGRAHPTGREAKTLRGLFRKGRLRLDSEE, translated from the coding sequence ATGATATCGGTCGCCGTCGTCGACGCCGAGACGCCGGGCAACGTCGGCACCATCGCCCGCTCGATGAAGAACTTCGGCCTCTCGGACCTGTTGCTCGTCGACCCGCCGGAGTTAGACCCCGAGGGCGAGGCCTACGGCTTCGCCGGGCAGGCCCGCGAGGACATCCTGCCGGACGCACGCGAGGTGACGTTCGACCACCTGGTCGAGAACTACCACACCGTCGGCTGTACGGCCGTTCCCAACGAGGACGACCGGAACCACGTCAGGTATCCTGCGACGACGCCGCGGGACCTGGCCGACGCGCTGGCCGGTGTGGAAAGCGACACGTGCATCGTCTTCGGCCGCGAGCGCGTGGGGCTGATCAACGACGAGCTCGCACGCCTGGACGAGATCTGTTCGATTCCCGCGAGCGAGGACTACCCGGTCCTGAATCTCGGTCAGGCGGCGACGATCGTCCTCTACGAACTTCGGGACGTGACCGTCGAGCGCGACCAGCACCCCGACTCGCTGCACGCACGAGCGGACGAGCGGGCCCTCGAGGGCGTCCACGACGAGTTCGCCGCCTTCCTCGAGGCCGTGGGCCACCCCGCAGAGAAACAGCCCAAGGCCCGGCGGATGTTCAGGCGCCTGCTCGGGCGCGCGCACCCGACCGGACGCGAGGCGAAGACGCTCCGGGGGCTCTTTCGGAAGGGGCGTCTCCGCCTCGACAGCGAGGAGTGA
- a CDS encoding DoxX family membrane protein, with protein MATRQTLQSEILGRDVQFDYSENWVGYSLFFMRIVMGWTLFQGGITKLVTYMDANPENNWTAAGFLLNAVPEGNPFTGLFAAMAGNPLIDWLNMLGLTLAGLALLLGAAVRFAAFWGAVMMIFYWMAALQGGLLAGLPLAHGWVVDDHIVYAALLFGLGAFGSGRILGLDSRIEQLSFVQNNKWLKLLLG; from the coding sequence ATGGCGACTCGCCAAACCCTACAGTCGGAAATCCTCGGCCGAGACGTACAGTTCGACTATTCGGAGAACTGGGTCGGCTACTCCCTGTTCTTCATGCGCATCGTGATGGGCTGGACGCTGTTCCAGGGCGGCATCACGAAACTCGTCACCTACATGGACGCGAACCCGGAGAACAACTGGACAGCCGCCGGGTTCCTGTTGAACGCTGTCCCCGAGGGCAACCCCTTCACGGGCCTGTTCGCCGCGATGGCCGGCAACCCGCTCATCGACTGGCTGAACATGCTCGGCCTGACGTTGGCTGGCCTGGCACTCCTGTTGGGCGCGGCGGTCCGGTTCGCCGCGTTCTGGGGCGCCGTGATGATGATATTCTACTGGATGGCTGCGCTCCAGGGCGGTCTGCTGGCCGGTCTCCCGCTAGCACACGGCTGGGTCGTCGACGACCACATCGTCTACGCCGCCCTGCTGTTCGGTCTCGGCGCGTTCGGCTCCGGCCGCATCCTCGGGCTCGACAGCCGCATCGAGCAGTTGTCGTTCGTGCAGAACAACAAGTGGTTGAAACTCCTGCTGGGCTAG
- a CDS encoding 6-hydroxymethylpterin diphosphokinase MptE-like protein yields MEFETWEPVYESLLADFGYPRPGDERARDRLATLLADQSTYDLADLSLEGARVAIAGAGPSLEAEADRASAADVVLAASTATDRLERVGIAVDCMVTDLDKNPGTGRQLTASGRPVVVHAHGDNVPALERWVPEYDPAFVVPTTQATPAGPVRNFGGFTDGDRAAFLADHFGAAELEFVGWDFEDPSVDAAKRHKLRWAERLLHWLERRRGERFPVLDGRRDAIDPI; encoded by the coding sequence ATGGAGTTCGAGACGTGGGAGCCGGTCTACGAATCGCTGCTCGCCGACTTCGGGTATCCGCGGCCCGGCGACGAACGCGCCCGTGACCGACTGGCGACGCTCCTGGCCGACCAGTCGACCTACGACCTCGCGGACCTGTCGCTGGAGGGCGCGAGGGTGGCCATCGCCGGCGCCGGCCCCTCGCTCGAGGCCGAGGCCGACCGTGCCAGCGCCGCCGACGTCGTCCTCGCGGCCTCGACGGCGACTGACCGCCTCGAGAGAGTCGGTATCGCCGTCGACTGCATGGTGACCGACCTGGACAAGAACCCCGGGACCGGGCGGCAACTGACGGCGTCCGGACGTCCGGTCGTCGTCCACGCCCACGGCGACAACGTCCCGGCCCTCGAGCGGTGGGTCCCCGAGTACGACCCCGCGTTCGTCGTGCCGACGACGCAGGCCACACCGGCGGGACCGGTCCGGAACTTCGGGGGGTTCACCGACGGCGACCGGGCGGCGTTCCTCGCGGACCACTTCGGCGCCGCAGAACTCGAGTTCGTGGGCTGGGACTTCGAGGACCCGAGCGTCGACGCAGCGAAGCGGCACAAACTCCGGTGGGCGGAACGCCTGCTCCACTGGCTCGAGCGGCGCCGCGGCGAACGCTTTCCCGTCCTGGACGGCCGGCGCGACGCCATCGACCCGATCTGA
- a CDS encoding TIGR04024 family LLM class F420-dependent oxidoreductase, whose product MTVRDVYLPVAAQPSVETLVGMSQRAEDRGYERVWLPETWGRDAVTTLTSIARETDEVGIGTSILNVYSRSPTLIGQTAATLQEVSDGRLRVGLGPSGPIVVEGWHGVDFERPLRRTREVVDVVKQVLAGETVTYDGDVFQLSGFRLRCDPPDPVPSVDAGGMGPKSVELAGRFADGWHALMLTADGIRERLADFDTGAELGDRDRSAQRVTLSLPCCALADRERARHLTRQHVAFYVGGMGTFYRDALERQGYEETAYEISQRWASGEKDAAIDAIDDALLDEIAVAGTPDECLDRLAQFEAIEGVDAINVSFPRAADREAIDATMDVLAP is encoded by the coding sequence ATGACAGTCCGCGACGTCTACCTCCCGGTGGCCGCCCAGCCGTCGGTCGAGACGCTCGTCGGGATGAGCCAGCGCGCCGAGGACCGCGGCTACGAGCGCGTCTGGTTGCCCGAGACGTGGGGCCGCGACGCCGTGACCACGCTCACGAGCATCGCGAGAGAGACCGACGAGGTCGGCATCGGGACCTCGATACTCAACGTCTACTCTCGCTCACCGACGCTCATCGGGCAGACCGCCGCAACGCTCCAGGAGGTGTCCGACGGCCGCCTCCGGGTCGGCCTCGGGCCGTCGGGTCCCATCGTCGTCGAGGGCTGGCACGGCGTCGACTTCGAGCGCCCGCTGCGCCGGACCCGCGAGGTCGTCGACGTCGTCAAGCAGGTCCTCGCGGGCGAGACGGTGACCTACGACGGCGACGTCTTCCAGCTGTCGGGCTTCCGGCTCCGCTGTGATCCGCCCGACCCCGTCCCGTCGGTCGACGCGGGCGGGATGGGACCCAAGTCGGTCGAACTGGCGGGCCGGTTTGCCGACGGCTGGCACGCACTGATGCTGACGGCCGACGGCATCCGCGAGCGACTGGCGGACTTCGACACCGGCGCGGAGCTAGGGGACCGGGACCGGTCGGCTCAGCGCGTGACGCTGTCACTGCCCTGCTGTGCGCTGGCCGACCGCGAGCGGGCGCGTCACCTCACCCGCCAGCACGTCGCGTTCTACGTCGGCGGGATGGGGACCTTCTACCGGGACGCGCTGGAAAGACAGGGCTACGAGGAGACGGCCTACGAGATATCCCAGCGATGGGCCTCCGGCGAGAAAGACGCCGCCATCGACGCCATCGACGACGCGCTGCTGGACGAGATCGCCGTCGCCGGCACGCCCGACGAGTGTCTCGACCGACTGGCGCAGTTCGAGGCCATCGAGGGCGTCGACGCGATCAACGTCTCGTTCCCGCGGGCGGCAGACCGCGAGGCCATCGACGCGACCATGGACGTCCTCGCGCCCTGA
- a CDS encoding glycosyl transferase family 2, giving the protein MDYAQELVTTLHDLTDPTPDAPVADSAVVVPIAGDTLEAVTPEFVFGPLEAVGPAEVVVPLRAPAAVAEGFREWVARFDLSVTTVWCDAPALATLLEDHGLGGPTGKGRDVWLGLGIAADRADYVAVHDADATTYDESTVPRLLAPLTMDHEFVKGYYARVEEGRLYGRLVRLFIAPLVRALEERHPHPFVRYLAAFRYPLAGEFAVTADAARRLRSQRAWGLEVGMLGETYGKVGPAKSAQVDLGVHRHDHKPVGGRGGLSSMSEQVGAALLRAVEEAGVDPDYGSLTERYLAAGERLVDQYAADAAFNGLTHDRAAELDQVEAYAVGIQPPGRDMRLPPWTAVDLAPATVVETAREARTRAVDGDAN; this is encoded by the coding sequence ATGGACTACGCACAGGAACTCGTCACGACGCTGCACGACCTCACAGACCCGACGCCCGACGCGCCGGTGGCCGACAGCGCCGTCGTCGTCCCGATTGCCGGCGACACACTCGAGGCCGTCACGCCCGAGTTCGTCTTCGGCCCGCTGGAGGCGGTGGGTCCGGCCGAGGTGGTGGTGCCGCTGCGGGCGCCCGCGGCGGTAGCCGAGGGCTTTCGCGAGTGGGTCGCCCGGTTCGACCTGTCGGTGACGACGGTGTGGTGTGACGCCCCGGCGCTGGCGACGCTGCTCGAGGACCACGGCCTCGGCGGGCCCACGGGGAAGGGCCGTGACGTCTGGCTCGGCCTCGGTATCGCGGCCGACCGGGCCGACTACGTCGCAGTCCACGACGCCGACGCGACGACCTACGACGAGTCGACGGTGCCCCGACTGCTCGCACCGCTGACGATGGACCACGAGTTCGTCAAGGGCTACTACGCCCGCGTCGAGGAGGGCCGACTCTACGGTCGGCTCGTCCGCCTGTTCATCGCGCCGCTGGTGCGCGCGCTCGAGGAGCGCCACCCCCACCCGTTCGTCCGCTATCTCGCGGCGTTCCGCTACCCGCTGGCCGGCGAGTTCGCCGTCACCGCCGACGCGGCACGCCGGCTCCGGTCACAGCGAGCCTGGGGGCTCGAGGTCGGCATGCTCGGGGAGACCTACGGGAAGGTCGGGCCCGCGAAGTCGGCACAGGTCGACCTGGGCGTCCACCGGCACGACCACAAACCCGTCGGCGGCCGCGGCGGTCTCTCGTCGATGTCCGAGCAGGTCGGCGCTGCCCTCCTTCGGGCCGTCGAGGAGGCCGGCGTCGACCCCGACTACGGGAGCCTGACCGAGCGGTACCTCGCGGCCGGCGAGCGCCTGGTCGACCAGTACGCCGCCGACGCCGCGTTCAACGGCCTGACCCACGACCGGGCGGCCGAGCTCGACCAGGTCGAAGCCTACGCCGTCGGCATCCAGCCGCCGGGTCGGGACATGCGACTCCCCCCCTGGACCGCCGTGGACCTCGCGCCCGCGACGGTCGTCGAGACGGCCCGGGAGGCACGAACGCGGGCCGTCGACGGCGACGCGAACTGA
- the folP gene encoding dihydropteroate synthase, translating to MRRVDAAGLGIGDDHPPRIMGVLNVSEESPYKPSVFDDPGEAAAFVDEDLIDEGADIVDVGLESANKRLDVLSAQEELDRLDTAVETIQSVSGDAVFSIETRYAEVAEAALERGFDMVNDICGFADPEMPVVCREYDVAVGKMASPPDLERPGAVDDVDWAERKSPEWASEADYVDRVYEALKQNGFTDKTIVDPAFGGWSERKTTGDDRETFRRLREFRAFDLPILVSINRKNFLRELADRSTDEALPVSLAATSMAVERGAHVVRTHDVRETVDAATIGAAFTDRREVVRDGVTVTELDVRQSREVARHLERIGAADRDGDPFAGPVFEVGGLDPEARDALVQAASETGAVVRTGDGSLLVGGRRDTLSALADRLPAEADCDALVDALRT from the coding sequence ATGCGACGTGTCGACGCGGCCGGTCTGGGGATCGGCGACGACCACCCGCCGCGCATCATGGGAGTGCTGAACGTCAGTGAGGAGTCGCCCTACAAGCCCTCCGTCTTCGACGACCCCGGCGAGGCAGCGGCCTTCGTCGACGAGGACCTCATCGACGAGGGCGCGGACATCGTCGACGTCGGCCTGGAGTCGGCCAACAAGCGCCTGGACGTGCTCTCGGCCCAAGAGGAACTCGACCGCCTGGACACGGCCGTCGAGACCATCCAGTCGGTCAGCGGCGACGCCGTCTTCTCCATCGAGACCCGGTACGCCGAGGTGGCCGAGGCGGCGCTCGAACGCGGTTTCGACATGGTCAACGACATCTGTGGGTTCGCCGATCCCGAGATGCCGGTCGTCTGCCGGGAGTACGACGTGGCCGTGGGCAAGATGGCCAGTCCGCCGGACCTCGAACGCCCGGGCGCCGTCGACGACGTCGACTGGGCCGAGCGGAAGTCCCCCGAGTGGGCCAGCGAGGCCGACTACGTCGACCGCGTCTACGAGGCACTCAAGCAGAACGGCTTCACGGACAAGACCATCGTCGACCCGGCGTTCGGTGGCTGGAGCGAGCGAAAGACCACCGGGGACGACCGCGAGACCTTCCGGCGCCTGCGGGAGTTCCGCGCCTTCGACCTCCCGATACTGGTCTCGATCAACCGCAAGAACTTCCTCCGGGAGCTGGCCGACCGCTCGACCGACGAGGCGCTGCCGGTGAGCCTGGCGGCCACCTCGATGGCCGTCGAGCGGGGCGCCCACGTCGTGCGGACCCACGACGTCCGCGAGACGGTCGACGCCGCGACCATCGGGGCCGCGTTCACCGACCGCCGGGAGGTCGTCCGCGACGGCGTGACCGTCACCGAGCTCGACGTCCGCCAGTCCCGCGAGGTGGCCCGACACCTCGAGCGGATCGGCGCCGCCGACCGCGACGGGGACCCGTTCGCCGGCCCCGTGTTCGAGGTCGGGGGACTGGACCCCGAGGCGAGGGACGCGCTCGTGCAGGCAGCCAGCGAGACGGGTGCCGTCGTCCGGACCGGCGACGGGAGCCTCCTGGTCGGCGGCCGCCGGGACACGCTCTCTGCGCTCGCCGACCGCCTCCCCGCAGAAGCCGACTGTGACGCCCTCGTCGACGCACTCCGGACCTGA